A genomic window from Erythrobacter sp. BLCC-B19 includes:
- the nuoF gene encoding NADH-quinone oxidoreductase subunit NuoF, with amino-acid sequence MLADKDRIFTNLYGFQDWSLKAAQARGDWDNTKALLARGQDAIIEEIKASGLRGRGGAGFPTGLKWSFMPKESRDGRPSFLVINADESEPGSCKDREIIRHDPHKLVEGALVAGYAMRARAAYIYIRGEYIREAETLQKAIAEAYDAGLIGKNACGSGYDFDVFMHRGAGAYICGEETAMIESLEGKKGQPRLKPPFPAGAGLYGCPTTVNNVESIAVAPTILRRGASWFSSFGRENNKGTKLFQISGHVEKPCVVEEAMSISFEELIEKHCGGIRGGWDNLLAVIPGGSSVPLVPAAQIRSAPMDFDGLKELGSGLGTAAVIVMDKSTDIVRAISRLSYFYKHESCGQCTPCREGTGWMWRMMERLRTGDAAIEEIDMLQEVTKQVEGHTICALGDAAAWPIQGLIRHFRPELERRINEHNAQFQEAAE; translated from the coding sequence ATGCTGGCGGATAAGGACCGCATCTTCACCAACCTCTACGGCTTTCAGGACTGGAGCCTGAAGGCGGCGCAGGCGCGCGGGGATTGGGACAACACCAAGGCACTGCTCGCGCGCGGGCAGGATGCGATCATCGAAGAGATCAAGGCCTCCGGCCTGCGCGGACGGGGCGGGGCGGGCTTCCCGACGGGGCTCAAGTGGTCCTTCATGCCCAAGGAATCGCGCGACGGGCGCCCGAGCTTCCTCGTCATCAATGCCGACGAATCCGAGCCGGGCAGCTGCAAGGACCGCGAGATCATCCGCCACGATCCGCACAAGCTGGTCGAAGGCGCGCTGGTCGCTGGCTACGCGATGCGCGCCCGTGCGGCCTACATCTACATCCGCGGCGAATATATCCGCGAGGCCGAGACGCTCCAGAAGGCGATCGCCGAGGCCTATGACGCCGGCCTGATCGGCAAGAACGCCTGCGGTTCGGGCTACGACTTCGACGTCTTCATGCATCGCGGCGCGGGCGCCTATATCTGCGGCGAAGAGACCGCGATGATCGAAAGCCTTGAAGGCAAGAAGGGCCAGCCGCGCCTCAAGCCCCCCTTCCCGGCGGGCGCGGGCCTCTATGGTTGCCCGACCACGGTGAACAACGTCGAGAGCATCGCGGTCGCGCCGACGATCCTGCGGCGCGGGGCTTCGTGGTTCTCGAGCTTCGGGCGCGAGAACAACAAGGGCACCAAGCTGTTCCAGATCTCCGGCCACGTGGAAAAGCCCTGCGTGGTCGAGGAAGCGATGAGCATCTCGTTCGAAGAGCTGATCGAGAAGCACTGCGGCGGCATCCGCGGCGGTTGGGACAATCTGCTCGCGGTGATCCCCGGCGGCTCCTCGGTGCCGCTTGTCCCCGCCGCACAGATCCGCAGCGCCCCTATGGACTTCGACGGGCTGAAGGAACTGGGCTCGGGCCTCGGCACTGCGGCGGTCATCGTCATGGACAAGTCGACCGACATCGTTCGCGCGATCAGCCGCCTCTCCTACTTCTACAAGCACGAGTCCTGCGGCCAGTGCACCCCCTGCCGCGAGGGCACGGGCTGGATGTGGCGCATGATGGAGCGCCTGCGAACGGGTGACGCCGCGATCGAGGAAATCGACATGCTGCAGGAAGTCACCAAGCAGGTCGAAGGCCACACCATCTGCGCGCTGGGCGACGCCGCCGCGTGGCCGATCCAGGGCCTCATCCGCCACTTCCGCCCCGAGCTCGAGCGGCGGATCAACGAACACAACGCCCAATTCCAAGAGGCAGCCGAGTAA
- the nuoE gene encoding NADH-quinone oxidoreductase subunit NuoE, whose protein sequence is MADRTPAPDTPELRARWGAFAWTPENKKTADWHIAKYPEGRQRSAVMPLLDLAQRQVGAETDTQGWLPLPVIEYVAKYLDMPVIRVLEVASFYFMYNLKPVGKFHVQVCGTTPCMLRGSDDIMSACKKRGMVKGGISADGLWTLTEVECMGNCATAPMVQINDDNYEDLTPERLDAVLDALAAGQTPKAGTQEPGRHTSEPAGGPTTLTAMVDANHDYRGEW, encoded by the coding sequence ATGGCTGACCGTACCCCCGCTCCCGACACCCCCGAACTGCGCGCCCGCTGGGGTGCTTTCGCGTGGACGCCGGAGAACAAGAAAACCGCCGACTGGCACATCGCCAAGTATCCCGAAGGGCGCCAGCGCTCGGCGGTGATGCCGCTGCTCGATCTGGCGCAGCGTCAGGTGGGTGCCGAGACCGATACGCAGGGCTGGCTGCCGCTGCCGGTGATCGAGTATGTCGCGAAGTATCTCGACATGCCGGTGATCCGCGTGCTTGAGGTCGCGAGCTTTTACTTCATGTATAACCTGAAGCCCGTCGGAAAATTCCACGTGCAGGTGTGCGGCACCACGCCTTGTATGCTGCGCGGCAGTGACGACATCATGTCTGCCTGCAAGAAGCGCGGGATGGTGAAGGGCGGGATCTCGGCGGATGGCCTGTGGACCCTCACCGAGGTCGAGTGCATGGGCAATTGCGCCACCGCGCCGATGGTCCAGATCAACGACGACAATTACGAGGACCTGACGCCAGAACGCCTCGACGCGGTGCTTGATGCGCTGGCGGCGGGGCAGACGCCCAAGGCCGGGACGCAGGAGCCGGGGCGTCACACCTCCGAGCCTGCGGGCGGGCCGACCACGCTGACCGCGATGGTGGATGCCAACCACGACTATCGGGGCGAGTGGTAA
- a CDS encoding nuclear transport factor 2 family protein, whose amino-acid sequence MIAHYNAQDADAYVALMTEDACEAGYRGAVVREGREGTRAGLKAMFAEFPENRAEIVTGYELGEFAVLHERVYRSSAAEPFEVMSVYSFEGDLCSRVEFIR is encoded by the coding sequence ATGATCGCGCATTACAACGCGCAGGATGCCGACGCCTATGTTGCGTTGATGACCGAAGATGCCTGCGAGGCTGGCTATCGCGGCGCGGTGGTGCGCGAGGGGCGCGAAGGAACGCGCGCTGGTCTCAAGGCGATGTTTGCCGAGTTCCCCGAGAACCGGGCTGAAATCGTAACGGGCTACGAGCTTGGCGAATTCGCCGTGCTGCATGAGCGGGTATACCGCTCGTCCGCTGCTGAGCCCTTCGAAGTCATGTCGGTCTATTCCTTCGAAGGCGACCTGTGTTCGCGGGTGGAGTTCATCCGCTGA
- a CDS encoding NADH-quinone oxidoreductase subunit D gives MSMNLEQSPTTDGEVITNYTINFGPQHPAAHGVLRMVMELDGEVIERIDPHVGLLHRGTEKLIEHKTYLQALPYFDRLDYCSPLAMEHSYVLAIEKLLNLEVPLRAQYLRVLFAELTRICNHMLNMGAHILDVGAFTPNLWIMDLREDCLNFFERASGARMHSAWFRPGGVHQDVPEKLLVDIGDWLDNRFFQLFEDAMSLVMDNRIFKQRNVDIAVVSREDAIAWGFSGPMIRAAGLPWDLRKSQPYDVYDRMEFDIPVGTNSDCYDRFMVRVKEVYESAKIIRQCLRDMPTGPIASTDGKVSPPKRGEMKQSMESLIHHFKLYTEGFHVPAGEVYVATESPKGEFGVYLVSDGTNKPYRCKIRPTAFSHLQAMDFMSKGHMLPDATAILGAIDVVFGECDR, from the coding sequence ATGAGCATGAATCTCGAACAGTCGCCCACCACCGATGGCGAGGTCATCACCAACTACACGATCAACTTCGGCCCCCAGCACCCGGCCGCGCACGGCGTGCTGCGCATGGTGATGGAGCTGGACGGCGAGGTGATCGAGCGGATCGACCCGCATGTCGGCCTGCTCCACCGCGGCACCGAAAAGCTGATCGAGCATAAGACCTATCTTCAGGCGCTGCCCTATTTCGACCGGCTCGACTACTGCTCGCCGCTGGCGATGGAGCATTCCTATGTGCTCGCCATCGAGAAACTGCTGAACCTCGAAGTGCCGCTGCGTGCGCAATATCTGCGCGTGCTGTTCGCGGAATTGACCCGCATCTGCAACCACATGCTCAACATGGGCGCGCATATCCTCGATGTCGGCGCGTTCACGCCGAACCTGTGGATCATGGACCTGCGCGAGGACTGCCTCAACTTCTTCGAGCGGGCGAGCGGTGCGCGGATGCACTCGGCATGGTTCCGCCCCGGCGGCGTCCATCAGGATGTGCCGGAGAAGCTGCTGGTCGACATCGGCGACTGGCTCGACAACCGCTTCTTCCAGCTGTTCGAGGACGCGATGAGCCTCGTCATGGACAACCGCATCTTCAAGCAGCGCAACGTCGATATTGCCGTCGTGTCGCGCGAGGACGCGATTGCCTGGGGCTTCTCCGGCCCGATGATCCGTGCCGCCGGCCTGCCGTGGGATCTGCGCAAGTCGCAACCCTATGATGTCTATGACCGCATGGAGTTCGACATTCCGGTCGGCACCAACTCGGACTGCTACGACCGCTTCATGGTGCGCGTGAAGGAAGTCTACGAGAGCGCCAAGATTATCCGCCAGTGTCTGCGCGACATGCCGACCGGCCCGATTGCCAGCACCGACGGCAAGGTCTCGCCCCCCAAGCGCGGCGAGATGAAGCAGTCGATGGAGAGCCTGATCCATCACTTCAAGCTCTACACCGAAGGCTTCCACGTCCCCGCGGGCGAGGTCTATGTGGCGACCGAAAGCCCCAAGGGCGAGTTCGGCGTTTATCTCGTCAGCGACGGCACCAACAAGCCCTACCGCTGCAAGATCCGCCCCACCGCCTTCTCGCACCTTCAGGCGATGGACTTCATGTCCAAGGGCCACATGCTCCCCGACGCGACCGCCATTCTGGGCGCGATCGACGTGGTGTTCGGGGAGTGTGACCGGTGA
- a CDS encoding NuoB/complex I 20 kDa subunit family protein, with protein MSKLDTAQGGDVRAPDADFFKALQTEVTDKGFLVTSTEELFQWARTGSLWWMTFGLACCAVEMIHVNMPRYDMERFGAAPRASPRQSDVMIVAGTLCNKMAPALRKVYDQMSDPKYVISMGSCANGGGYYHYSYSVVRGCDRIVPVDIYVPGCPPTAEALLYGVMQLQRKIRRVGTIER; from the coding sequence ATGTCGAAACTCGACACCGCGCAAGGCGGCGACGTCCGCGCGCCTGATGCTGATTTCTTCAAGGCGCTCCAGACCGAGGTCACGGACAAGGGCTTCCTTGTCACTTCGACCGAGGAGCTGTTTCAGTGGGCCCGCACCGGCTCGCTGTGGTGGATGACCTTCGGCCTTGCCTGCTGCGCGGTCGAGATGATCCACGTGAATATGCCGCGCTATGACATGGAGCGCTTCGGCGCCGCGCCGCGCGCGTCCCCGCGCCAGTCGGACGTGATGATCGTGGCGGGCACGCTGTGCAACAAGATGGCCCCGGCGCTGCGCAAGGTCTACGACCAGATGTCCGATCCCAAATATGTGATCAGCATGGGCAGCTGCGCCAATGGCGGCGGCTATTACCACTACTCCTATTCGGTGGTGCGCGGCTGTGACCGGATCGTGCCGGTCGACATCTACGTCCCCGGCTGCCCGCCGACCGCCGAGGCGCTGCTTTACGGCGTGATGCAATTGCAGCGGAAAATCCGCCGCGTCGGCACCATCGAGAGGTAA
- a CDS encoding NADH-quinone oxidoreductase subunit A codes for MIDLSQYLPILLFVLVALGLSVLFVVAPMAVSRLTGVHNPDAEKLSEYECGFPAFEDARSQFDVRFYLVAISFIVFDLEAAFLFPWAVSLGETGWVGWLGMMVFLFILAVGLAYEWKKGALDWE; via the coding sequence GTGATCGATCTCAGCCAGTATCTGCCGATACTGTTATTCGTGCTGGTCGCCCTCGGGCTGTCGGTGCTTTTCGTCGTGGCTCCGATGGCGGTGTCGCGCCTGACGGGCGTGCACAATCCGGATGCGGAAAAGCTGTCGGAATATGAATGCGGCTTTCCCGCCTTCGAGGATGCGCGCAGTCAGTTCGATGTGCGCTTCTACCTCGTCGCGATCAGCTTCATCGTCTTCGATCTTGAAGCCGCCTTCCTGTTCCCCTGGGCCGTCAGCCTGGGCGAGACGGGCTGGGTGGGCTGGCTGGGCATGATGGTGTTCCTGTTCATCCTCGCGGTGGGTCTTGCCTATGAATGGAAGAAAGGGGCGTTGGACTGGGAATGA
- a CDS encoding coniferyl aldehyde dehydrogenase — MADDRRDHLEALLARQRAAFTASRPEPLSQRKDRIRRAMALVKEHGEEFAKAMSADFGNRSHQQSMLTDIAATVGAGTHALKHLDGWAKPEKRKVQFPLGLMGARAEVRYEPKGVIGILSPWNFPVQLAFGPLMQVLAAGNRAMIKPSEFTERTSELMAVLTAEYFAPEEVAVITGGPEVAAAFSSLPFDHLVFTGSTATGRRVMQAAAANLVPVTLELGGKSPVIMGRSADFAKAGERIAIGKMMNAGQICLAPDYLMVPEDKADEAVAGVTGAAATMYPRVLDNDDYASIVSDRHFERLQGLVEDAKAKGAEVIEVNPAGEDFANANQRKMPLTVLRGVSDDMTVMQEEIFGPVLPVMTYKSVDQAVDYINDHDRPLGLYYFGEDKSEQERVLTRTISGGVTTNDVVFHVSMEDLPFGGVGPSGMGSYHAIEGFREFSHARAVYHQPKIDIAKLGGLKPPYGKATETAAARMMK; from the coding sequence ATGGCCGATGACCGCCGCGATCACCTTGAAGCCCTGCTGGCCCGCCAGCGCGCCGCTTTCACCGCCTCGCGCCCCGAGCCGCTGAGCCAGCGCAAGGATCGCATCCGCCGCGCAATGGCGCTGGTCAAGGAGCACGGCGAGGAATTCGCCAAGGCGATGAGCGCCGATTTCGGCAACCGCTCGCACCAACAGTCGATGCTGACCGATATCGCCGCCACGGTGGGGGCGGGCACCCATGCGTTGAAGCACCTCGATGGCTGGGCCAAGCCGGAGAAGCGCAAGGTGCAGTTCCCGCTCGGGCTGATGGGCGCGCGGGCCGAGGTGCGGTATGAACCCAAGGGGGTGATCGGCATTCTCTCGCCCTGGAACTTCCCGGTGCAGCTGGCTTTCGGCCCGCTGATGCAGGTGCTGGCCGCGGGCAACCGGGCGATGATCAAGCCGTCCGAATTTACCGAACGCACCAGCGAATTGATGGCGGTGCTGACGGCCGAGTATTTCGCGCCCGAGGAAGTCGCCGTCATCACCGGCGGGCCGGAAGTCGCGGCGGCGTTTTCCTCGCTCCCCTTCGATCACCTCGTCTTCACCGGGTCGACCGCCACGGGTCGCCGCGTGATGCAGGCGGCAGCCGCCAATCTCGTGCCGGTGACGCTCGAACTGGGCGGCAAGTCGCCGGTCATCATGGGCCGCAGCGCCGATTTCGCCAAGGCGGGCGAACGCATCGCCATCGGCAAGATGATGAATGCGGGGCAAATCTGCCTCGCCCCCGATTACCTGATGGTGCCCGAGGACAAGGCTGACGAGGCCGTGGCGGGCGTGACCGGCGCGGCCGCCACGATGTATCCGCGCGTGCTCGACAATGACGACTACGCCTCGATCGTTTCGGATCGCCACTTCGAGCGGCTGCAAGGTCTGGTCGAGGACGCCAAGGCCAAGGGCGCCGAGGTGATCGAGGTCAACCCGGCAGGCGAGGACTTCGCCAACGCCAACCAGCGCAAAATGCCGCTGACCGTGCTGCGCGGCGTCAGCGACGACATGACGGTGATGCAGGAGGAAATCTTCGGCCCCGTCCTGCCGGTGATGACCTACAAGTCGGTCGATCAGGCGGTGGATTACATCAATGACCACGACCGCCCGCTCGGCCTCTATTATTTCGGCGAGGACAAGTCCGAGCAGGAGCGGGTGCTGACCCGCACGATCTCGGGCGGGGTGACGACCAATGACGTGGTGTTCCATGTCTCGATGGAAGACCTTCCGTTTGGTGGGGTCGGGCCTTCGGGGATGGGGAGCTACCACGCCATCGAGGGTTTCCGCGAGTTCAGCCACGCCCGCGCGGTCTATCACCAGCCCAAGATCGACATTGCCAAGCTCGGCGGATTGAAGCCGCCCTACGGCAAGGCGACCGAGACGGCAGCGGCGCGCATGATGAAATGA
- a CDS encoding acetyl-CoA C-acyltransferase, which yields MTQLSPADPIVILSYARTPMGAMQGALAEVAATDLGAVAVKAAIERAGVAGEDIDRAYMGCVLPAGLGQAPARQAAIKAGLPLSVQATTVNKVCGSGMQTVIMGAEALASGSVDVVVAGGMESMTNAPYLMTKHRSGARMGHDTAYDHMFLDGLEDAYEPGRAMGTFAQDTANAYQMTREEMDAYTIESLARANKAIASGAFADEVVPVTVSTRAGDVVVEHDEAPGKGRPDKIPQLKPAFAKDGTITAATSSSISDGAAALVLTRASVAEAKGLAPVARVVATAAHAQAPAQFTTAPIPAIQKVLARAGWSVDDVDLFEVNEAFACVAMFAMRDLGIPHEKINVNGGGTALGHPIGASGARIIVTLIAALKAQGKTRGVASLCIGGGEATAVAVELV from the coding sequence ATGACCCAGCTTTCCCCCGCCGATCCGATCGTGATCCTCTCATACGCCCGCACCCCGATGGGTGCGATGCAGGGCGCGCTGGCCGAGGTTGCCGCGACCGATCTGGGTGCGGTCGCAGTCAAGGCGGCGATCGAGCGCGCCGGCGTTGCGGGCGAGGACATCGACCGCGCCTACATGGGCTGCGTGCTGCCCGCAGGGCTCGGTCAGGCACCGGCGCGTCAGGCAGCGATCAAGGCAGGGCTGCCGCTCAGCGTTCAGGCCACCACTGTCAACAAGGTCTGTGGGAGCGGGATGCAGACCGTCATCATGGGCGCAGAAGCGCTCGCCAGCGGAAGCGTCGATGTGGTGGTGGCCGGCGGCATGGAGAGCATGACCAATGCGCCCTACCTGATGACGAAGCACCGCTCGGGCGCGCGCATGGGGCATGACACCGCCTATGACCATATGTTCCTCGACGGGCTGGAAGACGCCTACGAGCCGGGCCGCGCGATGGGCACCTTCGCGCAGGACACCGCCAACGCCTACCAGATGACCCGCGAGGAGATGGACGCCTACACCATCGAATCGCTCGCCCGCGCCAACAAGGCGATCGCCAGCGGCGCCTTTGCCGACGAGGTGGTGCCGGTGACGGTCAGCACCCGTGCGGGCGATGTCGTCGTTGAGCATGACGAAGCGCCCGGCAAGGGCCGCCCGGACAAGATCCCGCAACTGAAGCCCGCCTTCGCCAAGGACGGAACGATCACCGCGGCGACCTCTTCGTCGATCTCGGACGGTGCCGCGGCGCTGGTGCTGACCCGTGCGAGTGTGGCTGAAGCGAAGGGTCTCGCGCCCGTTGCCCGCGTCGTCGCCACCGCCGCCCATGCACAAGCTCCCGCACAGTTCACCACCGCGCCGATTCCGGCGATCCAGAAGGTGCTCGCCCGCGCCGGGTGGAGCGTGGATGATGTCGACCTGTTCGAAGTGAACGAAGCCTTCGCCTGCGTGGCGATGTTCGCGATGCGCGATCTCGGCATCCCGCACGAGAAGATCAACGTCAACGGCGGCGGCACAGCATTGGGTCACCCGATCGGTGCCTCGGGCGCGCGCATTATCGTCACGCTGATTGCGGCGCTCAAGGCGCAGGGCAAGACCCGCGGTGTGGCGAGCCTGTGCATCGGCGGCGGTGAAGCGACCGCAGTGGCGGTCGAGCTGGTTTGA
- a CDS encoding SH3 domain-containing protein, protein MQGFRFITAVGLALTLAVTALLAPLAAQDRVLPYWAMLRYDKVNMRTGPSNEYPVAWVYLRKGLPMKVVRIREGWRLVEDHEGTQGWMSASQLDPARAGLVIGEGLAEVRGAPDATSVIKWRAQPGVVARIKPCKAGWCEVDIAGRKGFMSAARLWGSEVLPGDE, encoded by the coding sequence ATGCAGGGATTCCGTTTCATAACCGCCGTGGGCCTCGCGCTGACGCTCGCCGTCACGGCCCTTCTCGCGCCGCTCGCCGCGCAGGACCGGGTGCTGCCCTATTGGGCGATGCTGCGCTATGACAAGGTTAATATGCGCACCGGGCCGAGCAACGAATATCCGGTCGCCTGGGTGTATCTGCGCAAGGGTCTGCCGATGAAGGTGGTGCGCATTCGCGAAGGCTGGCGTCTGGTTGAAGATCACGAGGGGACGCAGGGCTGGATGTCGGCGAGCCAGCTTGATCCCGCCCGGGCCGGGCTGGTGATCGGCGAGGGTCTGGCCGAAGTGCGCGGCGCGCCGGATGCGACATCGGTCATCAAATGGCGCGCTCAGCCGGGGGTGGTGGCGCGGATCAAGCCGTGCAAGGCAGGGTGGTGCGAGGTCGATATTGCCGGCCGCAAGGGCTTTATGAGCGCGGCGCGGCTGTGGGGCTCCGAGGTATTGCCGGGCGACGAATAG
- a CDS encoding 2-hydroxyacid dehydrogenase, with product MTQRPARPLAAPARVIVTRHLMPAVEARMRELFDVVLNESDVPLTRDQLAAAMQDCDVLVPTVTDRIDADLIAGAGERLGLIASFGAGTEHIDLEAAAARKIIVTNTPGVFTDDTADLTMAGIIGVPRRIREGTALVRRGEWTGWAPSGLLGRKLAGKVLGIVGMGRIGQAVAHRARAFGLEIAYTNRKQLPEALERMLGARYVADVDTLMAEADILTLHCPLTDETRHLVDARRIALMKPGSSIVNTARGELIDQETLIAALESGHLAGAGLDVYPDEPHVDPRLIAHPNVMTLPHIGSATAEGREDSGHKVIANIRMWADGHRPPDQVLTALVR from the coding sequence ATGACCCAGCGCCCCGCCCGCCCCCTCGCCGCGCCCGCTCGCGTGATTGTGACCCGCCATCTCATGCCGGCGGTCGAGGCGCGGATGCGCGAGCTGTTCGATGTCGTGCTCAACGAAAGCGATGTGCCGCTTACACGCGATCAACTGGCTGCGGCGATGCAGGATTGTGATGTGCTGGTGCCGACGGTGACCGACCGGATCGATGCCGATCTGATCGCGGGCGCTGGCGAGCGGCTGGGCCTGATCGCCAGTTTCGGCGCGGGCACCGAACATATTGATCTGGAAGCCGCCGCCGCGCGCAAGATCATCGTCACCAACACCCCCGGCGTCTTCACCGACGACACCGCCGACCTGACAATGGCAGGGATCATCGGCGTGCCCCGCCGCATCCGTGAAGGCACCGCGCTGGTGCGCCGCGGCGAGTGGACCGGCTGGGCGCCCTCGGGGCTGCTGGGCCGCAAGCTCGCCGGCAAGGTGCTCGGGATCGTCGGGATGGGGCGGATCGGGCAAGCGGTCGCCCACCGCGCGCGCGCTTTCGGGCTTGAGATCGCCTATACCAATCGCAAGCAACTGCCTGAGGCCCTGGAGCGGATGCTCGGCGCACGTTACGTGGCGGACGTCGACACACTGATGGCCGAGGCCGACATCCTCACCCTGCACTGCCCCCTCACCGACGAAACCCGCCATCTGGTCGACGCGCGCCGCATCGCGCTGATGAAGCCGGGCAGCAGCATCGTGAACACCGCGCGCGGCGAGCTGATCGACCAGGAGACACTGATCGCGGCGCTCGAATCGGGGCATCTGGCGGGCGCAGGGCTCGATGTTTACCCTGACGAGCCCCACGTTGACCCGCGGCTCATCGCCCACCCCAACGTCATGACCCTCCCCCACATCGGCAGCGCGACCGCCGAGGGCCGCGAGGATTCGGGCCACAAGGTGATCGCCAATATCCGGATGTGGGCCGACGGGCACCGCCCGCCCGATCAGGTGCTGACGGCGCTGGTGCGCTAA
- a CDS encoding alpha/beta hydrolase, with amino-acid sequence MDDHAPPPLSLWLRELPITVPIALAPLRRAQPVPGARDGAGQPVLVIPGILSNDSATALLRRTLDATGYRSYASELGFLTGIKPATLARAIDRLAEVAEAEQRKVAIVGWSLGGLYARVLAQRHPDLVELVMTLGSPFSGDRRANNAWRLYEAINDHTVDAPPVPDDPAIKPSVPTIALWSRNDGVIAPAAARGLPHERDAEIEVPFSHFALASTRPAIARVVTELGKALAG; translated from the coding sequence ATGGACGATCACGCCCCGCCGCCGCTCTCGCTCTGGCTCCGCGAGCTGCCGATCACCGTGCCGATCGCGCTGGCTCCGCTGCGCCGCGCGCAGCCGGTTCCGGGCGCGCGGGACGGGGCGGGGCAGCCTGTTCTGGTGATCCCCGGCATCCTTTCCAACGACAGCGCAACCGCGCTGCTGCGCCGCACGCTCGATGCAACTGGCTACCGCAGTTACGCCTCTGAACTCGGCTTCCTGACTGGGATCAAGCCTGCGACCCTTGCCCGTGCCATCGACCGTCTGGCCGAGGTGGCCGAGGCAGAGCAGCGCAAGGTCGCGATTGTCGGTTGGAGCCTCGGCGGGCTCTACGCCCGCGTGCTCGCGCAGCGGCATCCTGATTTGGTCGAGCTGGTGATGACGCTCGGCTCGCCCTTCTCCGGCGACCGGCGCGCGAACAATGCTTGGCGACTTTACGAGGCGATCAACGACCACACAGTCGATGCGCCGCCCGTGCCGGACGATCCTGCGATAAAGCCATCGGTGCCGACCATCGCACTGTGGTCAAGGAATGACGGCGTTATCGCACCTGCCGCGGCGCGAGGCCTCCCGCATGAGCGGGATGCCGAGATCGAAGTCCCCTTCTCGCACTTCGCGCTCGCCTCGACACGGCCGGCGATCGCGCGTGTGGTGACCGAGTTGGGCAAGGCACTCGCGGGTTAG